From Montipora foliosa isolate CH-2021 chromosome 6, ASM3666993v2, whole genome shotgun sequence, a single genomic window includes:
- the LOC138008250 gene encoding glycine amidinotransferase, mitochondrial-like isoform X1, with the protein MLNWRFFKFGCTGRKLLKFGLVQLQRFQSGDIVSDNLVASDKSHQKLQSPVCSYNEWDHLEEVIVGRIEGATVPQFSLEVKAYIYEKDWPFFSSFSGKSFPEEYVAKATEQVEEFCNILRQEGVTVRRPDLMNFSEVYKTPHFQSSGMYAAMPRDVLLVVGDEIIEAPMAWRSRFFEYCSYRSLIKEYFKQGAKWTAAPKPFMSDDLYDQDYLSLSQDDRRKLAMTEGKSVLTEFEPCFDAADFMRAGKDIFVQRSQVTNDFGIEWMSRHLGERGYRVHKLSFDDPNPLHIDATFNVIGPGLVLYNRERPCHQVDMFHKAGWTLVEPPTPLMSDTHSMWLSSKWLSMNVLMLDPKRVIVEKNETTTQKMFENLGIKCIPVSFQFCNSLGGGFHCWTMDVRRRGTLESYL; encoded by the exons ATGTTAAACTGGCGATTTTTCAAATTTGGTTGTACCGGACGCAAATTACTAAAATTTGGATTG GTACAGCTTCAGCGGTTCCAATCCGGTGATATAGTTTCAGATAACTTGGTGGCAAGCGACAAATCTCATCAAAAACTGCAGAGCCCTGTCTGCTCGTACAATGAATGGGATCATCTCGAGGAAGTCATCGTTGGACGCATTGAGG GTGCAACAGTTCCACAGTTTTCCTTAGAAGTAAAAGCGTACATTTACGAGAAGGATTGGCCATTTTTCAGTAGCTTCAGTGGCAAGTCCTTTCCAGAAGAATATGTTGCAAAAGCTACGGAGCAAGTAGAAGAATTTTGTAACATTTTGAGACAGGAGGGGGTTACAGTACGTCGCCCAGATTTAATGAACTTCTCAGAG GTTTACAAAACTCCGCATTTCCAGTCATCTGGGATGTACGCAGCTATGCCACGTGATGTCCTGCTTGTTGTGGGAGATGAAATAATCGAGGCACCCATGGCATGGCGGTCTCGTTTCTTTGAGTATTGCTCTTACCGGTCTCTCATTAAGGAGTACTTCAAGCAAGGTGCAAAATGGACCGCTGCACCAAAGCCTTTCATGAGCGACGACCTTTATGATCAG GACTATCTGTCACTTTCACAAGACGACCGTCGTAAGCTAGCAATGACAGAAGGGAAGTCTGTACTAACAGAGTTTGAACCATGTTTCGATGCCGCTGATTTTATGCGAGCCGGAAAGGATATATTTGTACAAAGGAGTCAG GTTACTAACGACTTCGGAATTGAATGGATGAGCCGTCATCTTGGCGAACGAGGCTACAGGGTCCACAAACTGTCCTTCGACGATCCTAATCCATTGCACATTGATGCAACGTTTAACGTCATTGGGCCCGGGTTAGTGTTGTACAATCGTGAACGACCCTGTCACCAGGTTGATATGTTCCACAAAGCCGGATGGACATTAGTTGAACCACCCACTCCACTCATGTCAGACACACACTCAATGTGGCTGTCATCAAAATGGCTTTCCATGAATGTCCTAATGTTGGATCCAAAGAGAGTGATTGTTGAGAAAAATGAGACAACCACTCAAAAG ATGTTCGAGAATCTTGGAATCAAGTGCATTCCTGTTTCCTTCCAATTTTGCAATTCTCTCGGAGGTGGTTTTCATTGTTGGACCATGGATGTTAGACGGAGAGGAACCTTGGAATCTTATCTTTAA
- the LOC138008250 gene encoding glycine amidinotransferase, mitochondrial-like isoform X2: MLNWRFFKFGCTGRKLLKFGLLQRFQSGDIVSDNLVASDKSHQKLQSPVCSYNEWDHLEEVIVGRIEGATVPQFSLEVKAYIYEKDWPFFSSFSGKSFPEEYVAKATEQVEEFCNILRQEGVTVRRPDLMNFSEVYKTPHFQSSGMYAAMPRDVLLVVGDEIIEAPMAWRSRFFEYCSYRSLIKEYFKQGAKWTAAPKPFMSDDLYDQDYLSLSQDDRRKLAMTEGKSVLTEFEPCFDAADFMRAGKDIFVQRSQVTNDFGIEWMSRHLGERGYRVHKLSFDDPNPLHIDATFNVIGPGLVLYNRERPCHQVDMFHKAGWTLVEPPTPLMSDTHSMWLSSKWLSMNVLMLDPKRVIVEKNETTTQKMFENLGIKCIPVSFQFCNSLGGGFHCWTMDVRRRGTLESYL, from the exons ATGTTAAACTGGCGATTTTTCAAATTTGGTTGTACCGGACGCAAATTACTAAAATTTGGATTG CTTCAGCGGTTCCAATCCGGTGATATAGTTTCAGATAACTTGGTGGCAAGCGACAAATCTCATCAAAAACTGCAGAGCCCTGTCTGCTCGTACAATGAATGGGATCATCTCGAGGAAGTCATCGTTGGACGCATTGAGG GTGCAACAGTTCCACAGTTTTCCTTAGAAGTAAAAGCGTACATTTACGAGAAGGATTGGCCATTTTTCAGTAGCTTCAGTGGCAAGTCCTTTCCAGAAGAATATGTTGCAAAAGCTACGGAGCAAGTAGAAGAATTTTGTAACATTTTGAGACAGGAGGGGGTTACAGTACGTCGCCCAGATTTAATGAACTTCTCAGAG GTTTACAAAACTCCGCATTTCCAGTCATCTGGGATGTACGCAGCTATGCCACGTGATGTCCTGCTTGTTGTGGGAGATGAAATAATCGAGGCACCCATGGCATGGCGGTCTCGTTTCTTTGAGTATTGCTCTTACCGGTCTCTCATTAAGGAGTACTTCAAGCAAGGTGCAAAATGGACCGCTGCACCAAAGCCTTTCATGAGCGACGACCTTTATGATCAG GACTATCTGTCACTTTCACAAGACGACCGTCGTAAGCTAGCAATGACAGAAGGGAAGTCTGTACTAACAGAGTTTGAACCATGTTTCGATGCCGCTGATTTTATGCGAGCCGGAAAGGATATATTTGTACAAAGGAGTCAG GTTACTAACGACTTCGGAATTGAATGGATGAGCCGTCATCTTGGCGAACGAGGCTACAGGGTCCACAAACTGTCCTTCGACGATCCTAATCCATTGCACATTGATGCAACGTTTAACGTCATTGGGCCCGGGTTAGTGTTGTACAATCGTGAACGACCCTGTCACCAGGTTGATATGTTCCACAAAGCCGGATGGACATTAGTTGAACCACCCACTCCACTCATGTCAGACACACACTCAATGTGGCTGTCATCAAAATGGCTTTCCATGAATGTCCTAATGTTGGATCCAAAGAGAGTGATTGTTGAGAAAAATGAGACAACCACTCAAAAG ATGTTCGAGAATCTTGGAATCAAGTGCATTCCTGTTTCCTTCCAATTTTGCAATTCTCTCGGAGGTGGTTTTCATTGTTGGACCATGGATGTTAGACGGAGAGGAACCTTGGAATCTTATCTTTAA
- the LOC138005952 gene encoding uncharacterized protein has product MSIRGFEVAKQGMFLCIVSAFFASTVHSLKCAHLDVVCLSPTPAANCSKSSQQMTCPGVADSCANISTEIQTEAGLLRSYFYGCATQKMCKDAEEHLKVICQNVTREGYNPKCSVSCCETDFCVPLDVTSGARRVASALSQPFKMFSVLFVLSRGLIQAISHKTILASLESNVQRGLCPDAWCNCIPEDGAPVTNRLFLTILALLRCSQKGRHLCEKKKKSDFPSGDDTHVAKSTRPIKTITLICLFSTLNARFGGKDGAWSAGALPTSLRIPHFSSVIELLKIFREI; this is encoded by the exons ATGTCCATCAGGGGTTTTGAGGTGGCTAAGCAAGGAATGTTTCTGTGTATTGTGTCTGCCTTTTTCGCGTCGACAG TGCACAGCTTAAAATGTGCGCACCTTGATGTGGTATGCCTGAGCCCCACGCCTGCAGCAAACTGTTCCAAATCAAGTCAACAGATGACATGCCCTGGTGTTGCAGACAGTTGCGCTAATATTTCAACTGAAATCCAAACTGAAGCCGGTTTACTCAGAAGCTACTTCTACGGCTGCGCAACCCAGAAGATGTGCAAGGACGCTGAAGAACACTTGAAAGTCATTTGCCAGAACGTAACAAGAGAAGGTTACAATCCTAAATGTAGTGTTAGCTGTTGTGAGACGGATTTTTGTGTTCCACTTGATGTGACGTCTGGTGCCAGAAGGGTCGCATCGGCATTAAGCCAGCCATTCAAAATGTTCAGTGTATTGTTTGTTCTTTCTCGGGGCCT TATTCAGGCTATTTCGCACAAAACGATTCTCGCT AGTCTAGAGTCGAACGTTCAGCGCGGGTTATGTCCGGATGCCTGGTGCAATTGCATTCCAGAGGATGGCGCCCCTGTAACTAACAGACTGTTCTTGACTATTCTTGCATTGCTG CGATGCTCCCAGAAGGGGCGACATCtatgtgagaaaaaaaagaagtccGATTTTCCCAGTGGGGACGACACCCATGTGGCAAAATCAACACGTCCGATAAAAACAATAACTCTTATTTGTCTCTTTTCAACACTAAATGCCCGGTTTGGTGGAAAAGACGGGGCATGGAGTGCCGGGGCATTGCCAACTTCTTTGAGAATTCCTCACTTCTCATCTGtaattgaacttttgaagatcttTAGGGAAATCTGA
- the LOC138008252 gene encoding small ribosomal subunit protein eS27-like yields the protein MPLFKDLLNPSVEEEKQKHKKKRLVQSPNSYFMDVKCPGCYKITTVFSHAQTVVLCVSCSMVLCQPTGGRARLTEGCSFRRKQN from the exons ATGCCG TTGTTCAAAGATCTTTTGAATCCCTCTGTGgaagaagaaaagcaaaaacataAGAAGAAGAGGCTTGTTCAAAGTCCCAACAGCTACTTCATGGATGTCAAGTGCCCAG GTTGCTACAAGATAACAACTGTTTTCAGCCATGCTCAGACGGTGGTTCTTTGCGTGTCATGTTCCATGGTGCTCTGTCAGCCCACAGGAGGACGAGCAAGACTTACAGAAG GTTGCTCCTTCAGGAGGAAACAGAACTGA